One Roseimaritima multifibrata DNA window includes the following coding sequences:
- a CDS encoding serine/threonine protein kinase, whose translation MTKLTSERFIELVAKSNLVDPDKSDQLVEKVREKFDGNLPDDPATMAAIFRRNKLLTEWHTDKLLTGKYKGFFLGKYKLLGHLGSGGMSSVYLGEHVQMRDRRAIKVLPRRRVNDASYLARFKNEAKAIAALNHKNIVRAYDIDNEGDLHYMVMEHVDGDDLQVRVRKEGPFDFRTAAEVIVQAAEGLQHAHDRGMIHRDVKPANLLIDSEGTIKLLDMGLALFAQDDEASLTIEHNENVLGTADYLAPEQALNSHTVDHRADIYGLGCTLYFILTGQPPFPEGSLAQRIAKHQKEMPESIRKIRTDCPGELEGMVVKMIQKDPNYRYQKASDVAEAMSRWLENSKLPAKNAKTRIAGGSDPSAAALMLGSDSSTVHVDSDLQLGKHASDQNDTLSGRTGETVAKSGNQLSASDSGRLVKVKSQSRAASDSSSSAIDLERESGYAPRMAKNTEKRGVTLPPKERFLPKKAAAKATAKGQISAKGKSPAARSPATQNQSTDPEKQIPWLLVAVFGVMLIVALAVGFALAKLTS comes from the coding sequence ATGACGAAACTTACCTCGGAACGATTTATCGAATTGGTCGCCAAAAGTAATTTGGTCGACCCCGATAAAAGCGACCAGTTGGTCGAGAAAGTTCGCGAGAAATTCGATGGCAACTTGCCCGACGACCCCGCGACGATGGCAGCCATTTTTCGGCGCAATAAATTGCTGACCGAATGGCATACCGACAAGTTGCTGACGGGCAAGTATAAAGGATTTTTTCTCGGGAAATATAAGCTGCTAGGGCATCTTGGTTCGGGGGGGATGAGCAGCGTCTATCTGGGTGAACATGTCCAGATGCGTGACCGCCGAGCGATTAAGGTTCTGCCGCGACGCCGAGTCAACGACGCTTCGTACTTGGCGCGCTTCAAGAATGAAGCCAAAGCCATTGCGGCCCTCAATCACAAAAACATCGTTCGCGCCTACGACATCGATAATGAAGGGGACCTTCATTACATGGTCATGGAGCACGTCGACGGCGACGACCTTCAGGTTCGCGTCCGCAAAGAAGGCCCGTTCGATTTCCGAACCGCTGCGGAAGTGATCGTCCAGGCCGCCGAAGGACTTCAGCATGCCCATGACCGCGGCATGATCCATCGAGACGTTAAACCGGCGAACCTGCTGATCGATAGCGAAGGAACGATCAAACTGCTTGATATGGGATTGGCGTTGTTCGCGCAGGATGACGAAGCCTCGTTAACGATCGAACATAACGAAAACGTTTTAGGGACCGCCGACTACCTAGCGCCTGAGCAGGCGTTGAACAGCCATACCGTCGACCACCGAGCCGACATTTATGGACTGGGCTGTACGCTCTACTTCATCTTGACCGGTCAACCTCCCTTCCCTGAGGGAAGCCTCGCACAACGGATCGCGAAACACCAAAAAGAGATGCCCGAATCGATTCGCAAGATTCGCACCGACTGTCCGGGAGAACTGGAAGGGATGGTCGTCAAAATGATCCAGAAGGACCCCAACTATCGATACCAAAAAGCGTCCGACGTCGCCGAGGCGATGTCGCGTTGGCTGGAAAATTCCAAACTACCAGCGAAAAACGCGAAAACCCGTATCGCCGGTGGGTCGGACCCGTCCGCTGCAGCTCTGATGCTCGGTTCGGACAGCAGCACCGTTCATGTTGATTCCGATCTTCAACTGGGAAAACATGCCAGCGACCAAAACGACACGCTAAGTGGCCGCACGGGTGAAACGGTTGCCAAAAGCGGCAACCAATTGTCCGCTTCCGATAGTGGCCGATTGGTCAAAGTGAAATCGCAAAGCCGGGCCGCCTCCGATTCAAGCAGCAGTGCGATCGATCTGGAACGAGAATCTGGATACGCACCACGAATGGCAAAGAACACCGAAAAACGAGGCGTGACGCTGCCGCCTAAAGAACGTTTTTTGCCGAAGAAGGCTGCTGCAAAGGCGACCGCCAAAGGACAAATCAGCGCAAAGGGGAAATCCCCCGCCGCACGCTCGCCCGCCACCCAAAACCAATCAACCGATCCGGAAAAACAGATACCGTGGCTGCTGGTCGCCGTGTTTGGAGTCATGCTAATCGTTGCATTGGCCGTAGGATTCGCTCTGGCTAAATTGACTTCCTGA
- a CDS encoding TIGR04282 family arsenosugar biosynthesis glycosyltransferase, translated as MTPKHQNRLPSLVCLVAKYWEPGTVKTRLGADVGMPVSAALHQRFVKHLTKRLGAGLPGHSDTPPPQVQQASCQNNESAAVKQIWAISPPDAVAKVQGEVPGWEIGPQGDGDLGERLQRLFQDHLACRSQDPVEQSRMLVIGGDCPDLPAATIAEALDQLRTVDAVLGPASDGGYYLLGLKGPWQDWMKRLFQEVPWSQPEVAEVTRDRLKAAGRRWHELPCRDDVDTLADLCRLVERLQANEVESLADGDPSSERELLNEIWDCLPVALRSLPALHKLAGC; from the coding sequence ATGACGCCAAAACACCAGAACCGCCTCCCCTCGCTTGTTTGCCTTGTTGCGAAGTACTGGGAGCCGGGGACGGTGAAAACCCGCTTGGGGGCAGACGTTGGCATGCCCGTTTCGGCCGCTTTGCATCAGCGTTTCGTCAAACACCTGACAAAACGACTGGGTGCTGGTTTGCCCGGACACTCGGATACGCCACCCCCTCAGGTACAGCAGGCGTCGTGCCAAAACAATGAATCTGCGGCCGTTAAACAGATTTGGGCGATTTCCCCCCCCGATGCCGTTGCCAAAGTCCAAGGGGAAGTGCCGGGTTGGGAGATCGGTCCGCAGGGGGATGGGGACCTAGGCGAACGCCTGCAGAGATTGTTTCAGGATCACTTGGCTTGCAGGTCGCAGGATCCGGTGGAGCAAAGCAGAATGCTGGTAATCGGAGGCGATTGTCCCGATTTGCCCGCGGCGACCATTGCCGAAGCGCTTGATCAACTGCGGACCGTCGATGCCGTGCTTGGGCCAGCATCGGACGGAGGCTACTATCTATTGGGATTGAAGGGGCCGTGGCAGGACTGGATGAAGCGCCTCTTTCAGGAGGTTCCCTGGAGTCAGCCTGAAGTGGCGGAAGTGACGCGAGATCGTTTGAAGGCAGCAGGCCGGCGCTGGCATGAACTGCCGTGCCGCGACGATGTCGACACGCTGGCTGACTTGTGCCGGTTGGTGGAACGTCTGCAAGCGAACGAAGTCGAGAGCCTTGCTGATGGCGACCCGTCGTCCGAGAGGGAACTGTTAAACGAGATTTGGGATTGCCTGCCCGTCGCGTTAAGAAGTCTGCCGGCACTGCACAAACTTGCTGGCTGCTGA
- a CDS encoding RNA polymerase sigma factor, whose product MSASSLSEQEISEIYRQNAQGLRRFLIGLLQSDADAADCLQETFAALVQQGNQQTIATQRAWLYMVARNQAALLIRRRQTNRRALNSVQETATEHQTESDPVTAAIDQERHSRLRSAIENLPAAQRQIVELRIHDNRTFQQIAEELDIPLGTALARMRSALKKLSQRLHEP is encoded by the coding sequence GTGTCTGCATCAAGCCTCAGCGAACAGGAGATTTCTGAAATCTATCGCCAGAATGCCCAAGGGCTTCGGCGATTCCTTATCGGTTTACTCCAATCCGACGCAGACGCCGCCGATTGCTTGCAAGAAACCTTTGCAGCCCTAGTTCAGCAGGGCAACCAACAAACCATCGCCACGCAACGAGCTTGGCTTTACATGGTCGCCCGCAACCAAGCCGCATTGCTGATCCGACGCCGCCAAACCAATCGCCGTGCACTGAACTCGGTTCAGGAAACCGCCACCGAGCACCAGACGGAAAGCGATCCAGTCACCGCAGCGATCGACCAGGAACGCCACTCACGCCTGCGATCGGCAATTGAAAACCTACCTGCAGCGCAACGCCAAATCGTCGAACTCCGCATCCACGACAACCGAACCTTCCAACAGATCGCAGAGGAACTGGACATCCCGCTGGGGACGGCACTCGCTCGAATGCGATCCGCCCTGAAAAAACTGTCCCAGCGACTTCACGAACCGTAG
- a CDS encoding Fur family transcriptional regulator, producing MSKTGPLERVEVALQPQERFEEFLRSRGLRNTTQRRLLVEQVFSRHEHFDADGLMEQLPRKGEKDYVSRPTVYRTLKEFVDAGLLKSFQLDGRTVYEHDYGYPQHDHLYCTKCERLFEFQSDELTNLRDQVAAEQGFRVSSHRLIIQGTCQACSRQRRKKRQQDLV from the coding sequence GTGTCCAAGACAGGCCCATTGGAACGAGTTGAAGTCGCACTGCAGCCTCAGGAGCGATTCGAAGAATTTCTCCGCAGCCGAGGCCTACGCAACACCACGCAACGACGCTTGCTGGTTGAACAGGTGTTCAGTCGCCACGAGCATTTCGATGCCGATGGCTTGATGGAACAACTGCCGCGCAAAGGCGAGAAAGACTACGTCAGCCGCCCGACCGTCTACCGAACCCTCAAGGAATTCGTCGACGCCGGTTTACTGAAAAGTTTTCAGCTGGACGGCCGGACGGTCTATGAACACGACTATGGCTATCCGCAGCACGACCACCTGTACTGCACGAAGTGTGAACGGCTGTTCGAATTTCAAAGCGACGAACTGACCAATCTGCGTGATCAGGTTGCGGCCGAACAGGGTTTCCGCGTCAGTAGTCATCGCTTAATTATCCAGGGCACCTGTCAGGCCTGCTCCCGCCAACGTCGTAAAAAACGTCAGCAAGACTTGGTCTAA
- a CDS encoding ROK family protein, producing the protein MSETNAGPVWIGFDLGGTKMLAVVFDEDFKPLGRRRRKTKGSEGAKAGVERILETIEQALDDAGVEAGRVAGIGIGCPGPIDPSKGMIRIAVNLGWDEVPIGDALKKHFACPAFVLNDVDAGVYGEYRFGVAKSSRCALGIFPGTGIGGGCVYEDNILHGRNISCMEIGHTRISSSSRSSGFALTGTLEAEASRMTIAAEAAKAAFRGDAPYLLKEVGTDLADIRSGAIAASIKAGDTAVKEIVLEACETIGLAVMNMVHLLAPDTIILGGGLVEAMEDLMVTAIRKTAKANCLPAYRDTFTVVPAKLGDDAGVLGAVAWAHKKTKEVSLEIPHKD; encoded by the coding sequence ATGAGCGAAACGAACGCAGGTCCCGTCTGGATTGGCTTTGATTTGGGAGGCACCAAAATGCTGGCCGTGGTGTTCGATGAGGACTTCAAACCTCTTGGGCGACGGCGGCGGAAAACCAAGGGCTCCGAAGGGGCCAAGGCGGGCGTCGAACGCATTCTCGAAACGATCGAGCAAGCGCTGGATGATGCGGGAGTCGAAGCGGGTCGCGTCGCTGGAATCGGGATCGGCTGCCCCGGCCCAATTGATCCCAGTAAAGGAATGATTCGCATTGCGGTCAATTTGGGCTGGGATGAAGTGCCAATCGGCGACGCTTTGAAAAAGCACTTCGCTTGTCCTGCGTTTGTATTGAACGACGTCGATGCAGGGGTTTATGGAGAATATCGCTTTGGGGTGGCTAAGTCCTCTCGCTGTGCGTTGGGGATTTTTCCAGGCACGGGCATCGGCGGGGGCTGTGTGTATGAAGACAATATCCTTCACGGCCGCAATATCTCCTGCATGGAGATCGGGCATACGCGAATCAGCAGCAGTTCAAGGTCAAGTGGCTTTGCTTTAACGGGCACGCTAGAGGCCGAGGCAAGTCGAATGACCATCGCTGCGGAAGCGGCCAAGGCGGCGTTTCGTGGCGATGCACCTTATCTACTAAAAGAAGTTGGGACCGATCTGGCGGATATTCGTAGCGGAGCGATCGCTGCTTCCATCAAGGCTGGGGATACAGCAGTCAAAGAGATCGTGCTTGAAGCGTGTGAAACCATTGGTTTAGCGGTGATGAATATGGTGCACTTGCTGGCTCCGGATACGATTATCTTAGGGGGGGGATTGGTCGAAGCGATGGAAGACCTGATGGTCACCGCGATCCGAAAAACCGCAAAAGCTAACTGTTTGCCAGCTTATCGAGATACGTTTACCGTGGTGCCCGCAAAGTTGGGCGATGACGCAGGGGTCTTGGGAGCGGTCGCCTGGGCCCATAAAAAGACCAAAGAGGTTTCGCTTGAGATCCCGCACAAAGACTAG
- a CDS encoding Rieske (2Fe-2S) protein, with protein MSEFETVGKVSDFEENVGQAHPVNGRMVAVFMRNGEFSAIDDLCPHMGASLAEGHVEEDTVTCPWHAWRFCIKDGTWEDNPRVKVDSFEVRVVGEDVQVRVND; from the coding sequence ATGAGCGAATTTGAAACAGTCGGAAAAGTTAGCGATTTTGAAGAAAATGTTGGCCAAGCCCATCCCGTCAATGGACGTATGGTAGCGGTTTTTATGCGTAACGGCGAATTTTCCGCAATCGATGATCTATGTCCGCATATGGGAGCCTCCCTGGCGGAAGGTCATGTCGAGGAAGATACGGTGACCTGCCCGTGGCACGCTTGGCGGTTCTGCATCAAAGATGGAACCTGGGAAGATAATCCCCGTGTCAAAGTCGATTCTTTTGAAGTCCGTGTCGTCGGCGAAGATGTGCAGGTTCGCGTCAACGATTAG
- a CDS encoding cation diffusion facilitator family transporter, which produces MPFTQPPTPRERVYRDAKRAASWGLGANVLLATAKLAGGIFTGSAALLADAVNSLGDVASAFAVQGALHVAQQDEDDEHPYGHTKAESIAGLSISLLVAFSAAVLGLETIRKLGAPADPPPVLAGIIAAVCAVIKEGLYRYTKLVAKRLDSTSLWAIAWDHRSDALASGAIAIALLVAPYAGPFASQIDQVTAILVCGFLIVVGIRLFSRTAGELMDQQAGPGLTNNVRQVAEDVTGVNDIEKLRVRKSGLEFFVEIHVRVDGQMSVGEGHRIGHVVKDAILASYPRVRDVHVHIEPHVCDREHGHSGNR; this is translated from the coding sequence GTGCCCTTTACCCAACCACCTACCCCTCGCGAGCGGGTTTATCGCGATGCAAAACGCGCCGCAAGCTGGGGCTTGGGGGCCAATGTTTTGCTGGCAACCGCCAAATTGGCCGGTGGAATCTTCACGGGCTCCGCGGCGTTGCTTGCCGATGCGGTCAATTCCCTGGGGGATGTGGCAAGTGCTTTTGCGGTCCAGGGAGCCCTGCATGTCGCTCAGCAGGATGAAGATGATGAGCATCCCTACGGCCATACCAAAGCGGAATCGATCGCAGGGCTGAGTATTTCGCTGTTGGTTGCCTTTTCGGCGGCCGTGTTGGGGCTGGAGACGATACGCAAGCTGGGGGCTCCGGCGGATCCGCCCCCCGTGCTTGCCGGGATCATTGCAGCCGTCTGTGCGGTGATCAAAGAAGGCTTGTATCGATACACCAAATTGGTCGCTAAACGGCTCGATTCCACCTCGTTGTGGGCGATCGCCTGGGATCATCGCAGCGATGCACTCGCTTCCGGGGCCATTGCGATCGCTTTGTTGGTGGCACCCTACGCCGGACCTTTTGCGTCGCAAATCGATCAGGTGACCGCGATTTTGGTTTGTGGTTTTCTAATCGTGGTCGGGATTCGACTGTTTTCGCGAACCGCCGGTGAATTGATGGACCAGCAGGCCGGTCCAGGGCTAACCAACAACGTTCGTCAGGTGGCCGAAGATGTGACCGGAGTCAACGACATCGAAAAACTACGCGTTCGCAAAAGCGGCCTGGAGTTTTTCGTCGAAATCCACGTTCGTGTGGATGGGCAAATGTCGGTTGGTGAGGGGCACCGGATCGGGCATGTGGTCAAAGACGCGATCCTGGCTTCCTATCCTCGAGTCCGAGACGTCCATGTCCACATCGAACCGCATGTATGCGATCGAGAGCACGGGCATTCAGGAAATCGTTAG
- a CDS encoding TIGR03960 family B12-binding radical SAM protein, whose product MIQIERRRFLETHVWPHVQTPAQYVGGERNIVVKDHREVSGTLCLGFPDAYTIGMSHHGLQVLYSQMNRRDDWAAERVFTPWPDMEAQLRKHQVPLYSLETFTALSDFDVVGLSLQYEISAPNVLTMLDLGGIPLESEARTMADPLVIAGGPCCQNPEPMADYFDVMVTGDGEPSLPEVCDLWLELKQQARDPSGNFLTGEAGIQQRREALAEVAKRLDYAYVPRFYAPEYQNDRLVRLERTRDDVPETIAPSVIRDLDGLQLPTKPIVPYIECVHDRIAIEIMRGCPHQCRFCQSTVIKRPLRIREVETIVSGALESYYNTGFNEISVLSLSSSDYPHFEALIHRLHEVFEPLGVNIAVPSLRVNEQLRSLPQLIGTRRRSSLTLAPEVARDDMREQIRKRIKNSDLVEGCRAAFENGFESVKLYFMCGLPGERPVDLDGIVDLAEQIATVGKEVRGRYARVTASVSNFVPKAHTPYQWNGMQRREYFHWAHKYLWSRRNIRSVNIKCHDVETSLLEGVLSRGDRRTGKAIRLAWERGARMDGWTEHLDPERWWQAITDAGLDVEQQVHEGYQLTDKLPWDHVNVKYGRAFLEKEQNRATIQLAAMANAE is encoded by the coding sequence ATGATTCAAATCGAACGCAGACGTTTTCTAGAAACCCACGTTTGGCCGCACGTCCAAACTCCGGCTCAGTATGTCGGAGGCGAACGCAACATTGTTGTTAAAGACCATCGCGAAGTGTCCGGCACACTGTGTCTCGGTTTCCCGGACGCCTACACGATCGGCATGAGCCATCACGGGCTGCAAGTTCTGTACTCCCAAATGAATCGCCGAGACGACTGGGCGGCCGAACGGGTTTTCACTCCGTGGCCCGATATGGAAGCCCAGCTGCGAAAACACCAGGTCCCCCTCTACAGCCTGGAAACCTTCACCGCACTCTCTGACTTCGACGTCGTGGGACTGTCCCTACAATACGAAATCAGCGCCCCGAACGTGCTGACCATGCTAGACCTAGGGGGCATCCCCCTGGAATCCGAAGCACGCACGATGGCAGACCCATTGGTGATCGCTGGCGGCCCCTGCTGCCAGAACCCCGAACCGATGGCGGACTACTTTGACGTCATGGTGACCGGCGATGGCGAACCGTCGCTGCCCGAAGTCTGCGACCTCTGGCTGGAACTGAAGCAGCAAGCCCGCGATCCATCGGGGAATTTTCTCACCGGCGAAGCTGGCATCCAACAACGTCGCGAAGCCCTCGCCGAGGTCGCCAAACGTTTGGACTATGCCTACGTTCCCCGCTTCTACGCTCCCGAATACCAGAATGACCGCCTGGTACGGCTTGAGCGGACACGCGATGACGTTCCCGAAACGATTGCGCCAAGTGTGATCCGCGACCTGGATGGGTTGCAGTTACCCACCAAGCCAATTGTCCCCTATATCGAATGCGTTCACGACCGAATCGCCATCGAGATCATGAGGGGCTGCCCCCACCAGTGTCGTTTTTGCCAAAGCACGGTGATCAAGCGTCCGCTCCGCATTCGCGAAGTCGAAACGATCGTTTCCGGAGCCCTGGAAAGCTACTACAACACCGGATTCAATGAAATCAGCGTGCTCTCGCTCTCCAGCAGTGATTACCCTCATTTCGAAGCGTTGATCCATCGGTTGCATGAGGTCTTTGAACCGCTGGGGGTGAACATCGCGGTCCCCAGCTTGCGTGTCAACGAACAACTGCGTTCGCTACCTCAGCTGATCGGAACACGCCGTCGCAGCTCGCTGACATTGGCTCCGGAAGTCGCTCGCGATGACATGCGAGAACAGATTCGCAAGCGGATCAAGAACAGCGATTTGGTCGAAGGCTGCCGAGCCGCTTTCGAAAATGGTTTTGAATCGGTCAAACTGTACTTTATGTGCGGCCTGCCTGGAGAACGCCCCGTCGACCTTGACGGGATCGTCGATTTGGCAGAACAGATCGCGACGGTCGGTAAAGAAGTCCGCGGGCGTTACGCGCGGGTCACGGCCAGTGTCAGCAATTTTGTCCCCAAAGCCCACACCCCCTATCAGTGGAACGGGATGCAGCGACGCGAATACTTCCACTGGGCTCACAAATACCTCTGGAGCCGCCGCAATATCCGTAGCGTCAACATCAAGTGCCACGACGTCGAAACCAGCCTGCTAGAAGGCGTCCTCAGCCGTGGCGATCGCCGAACCGGCAAAGCGATCCGCTTGGCCTGGGAACGAGGCGCCCGCATGGACGGCTGGACCGAGCACCTGGATCCGGAACGCTGGTGGCAGGCGATCACCGATGCGGGCTTGGATGTGGAACAACAAGTCCACGAAGGCTACCAACTAACCGACAAACTTCCCTGGGATCACGTCAACGTTAAGTACGGGCGAGCCTTCCTTGAAAAGGAACAAAACCGAGCCACCATCCAACTGGCAGCAATGGCAAACGCCGAATAG
- the thiO gene encoding glycine oxidase ThiO, which produces MVSVHSQDDVSVPLPDRSAEGGPIQSGSEITIVGGGVVGLSVAWEAVRRGLRVTVLEKKTIGEGTSWTAAGILPPANWETATDPVDRLRGLSHSLHPVWAAELLQATGIDNGLRRCGGIYLATSVGEAAALVGLRAYWQEYDIAVEALSMTELVALEPSLTSIVEAGRVKSAYRLPDEYQIRSPDHLAALRAACELEGVEIVESICVDRLDEQPDHIGLQTAAGKRTADAVVVTAGAWSSALAKESGFPFDIIPVRGQVLMYHLSEPPFRHVVNEGNRYFVPREDGHLLIGSCEEEVGWTTETTPSALAEIQHWGEQVWPGLKSHAPMRSWAGLRPSTVDGFPYIGKVPQSRRTFVATGHFRSGIHLSCGSAVLIVDALMGEPPKMDLDPFRIGRG; this is translated from the coding sequence GTGGTTTCAGTTCATTCTCAAGATGATGTATCGGTCCCGTTGCCGGATCGGTCCGCCGAGGGAGGGCCAATCCAATCGGGATCTGAAATTACGATTGTCGGCGGAGGAGTTGTCGGGTTAAGTGTCGCTTGGGAAGCCGTTCGCCGCGGTTTGCGAGTCACGGTGCTGGAAAAGAAAACGATCGGAGAGGGGACTTCCTGGACGGCAGCAGGGATCCTTCCGCCAGCGAACTGGGAAACGGCAACCGATCCGGTCGATCGACTGCGCGGCCTGAGTCATTCACTGCATCCGGTATGGGCGGCAGAGCTTCTGCAGGCGACCGGAATTGATAACGGTTTACGACGTTGCGGTGGAATTTATTTGGCGACCTCGGTGGGGGAGGCTGCAGCTTTGGTTGGGCTTCGCGCTTATTGGCAAGAATACGACATCGCCGTTGAAGCTTTATCGATGACGGAACTTGTCGCTTTGGAACCTAGCCTCACGTCCATCGTCGAAGCGGGACGCGTGAAGTCGGCGTATCGGTTGCCCGATGAATACCAGATCCGAAGTCCTGATCATTTGGCGGCGCTGCGAGCTGCCTGTGAATTGGAGGGAGTCGAAATTGTCGAATCGATTTGCGTCGATCGGCTTGATGAACAACCCGATCATATCGGTCTACAAACCGCGGCGGGAAAGCGGACAGCGGATGCGGTGGTCGTGACGGCAGGGGCTTGGTCCTCGGCGCTGGCAAAAGAGTCCGGGTTTCCGTTCGACATTATTCCTGTGCGTGGTCAGGTTCTGATGTATCACCTGTCCGAACCCCCATTTCGGCACGTTGTGAATGAAGGGAATCGCTATTTCGTCCCACGTGAAGATGGTCATCTGCTGATTGGTTCGTGTGAGGAAGAGGTTGGCTGGACAACCGAGACCACCCCTTCGGCGTTAGCCGAAATTCAGCATTGGGGCGAGCAGGTTTGGCCGGGGCTAAAATCGCATGCACCTATGCGTTCCTGGGCAGGACTGCGACCGTCGACCGTCGACGGATTTCCCTATATCGGCAAAGTCCCACAGTCTCGGCGAACCTTCGTCGCGACCGGACACTTCCGAAGTGGCATTCATCTCTCCTGTGGTAGTGCCGTCCTGATCGTGGATGCATTGATGGGGGAACCGCCCAAGATGGATCTAGATCCATTTCGAATTGGGCGTGGATGA
- a CDS encoding lysophospholipid acyltransferase family protein, with protein sequence MSVIVEKPYQFIPPYRGNAWPTWIQRLHIVDFYLRRKDGIVGYECRNLESVAESLNKRDGILLAPNHCRYSDPLVLGWPARELKQHVYAIASWHLFNKNAFESFAIRRMGAFSLFREGNDRQSLETAIEILNNAERPLIIFPEGTTNRTNDHLQPLLEGVAFLARTAAKRREKQSGGSVVIHPTWIKYVIQGDIHAWANQALSQLEKPLGWQRTNGRTVLQRIERLATGLLSLQEIEYTGSVHPGDLDERRKRLIATLLQRTEAEAGVTPSAEPIPVLHRVRNLRTKLLPRLLATESETEKEKIRHSLREVDMAQQLESYVTGYLVPEECTDTRILETIQRMQEDFLGDVDTSLPLKAIIEFDDAIPVPPSRAPRGQVDPILIELEQRLRVLKDRLQHEARPFVDR encoded by the coding sequence ATGAGTGTGATCGTCGAAAAACCATACCAGTTCATTCCCCCATACCGAGGGAATGCCTGGCCAACCTGGATCCAGCGACTGCACATCGTTGATTTTTACCTGCGCCGCAAAGACGGCATCGTAGGTTATGAATGCAGGAATCTAGAGAGCGTCGCCGAATCGTTAAATAAACGCGATGGGATATTACTGGCTCCGAATCACTGCCGGTACTCCGACCCCCTCGTACTCGGTTGGCCCGCACGCGAACTAAAACAGCACGTCTACGCAATTGCCAGCTGGCACCTTTTCAACAAGAACGCGTTCGAATCCTTTGCGATCCGGCGGATGGGAGCCTTTAGCCTGTTCCGGGAAGGGAACGATCGTCAGTCGTTGGAAACGGCGATCGAAATCCTAAACAACGCCGAGCGCCCTCTTATCATCTTCCCGGAAGGGACGACCAACCGCACCAATGACCATTTGCAGCCGCTTCTGGAAGGCGTTGCGTTCCTGGCCCGAACCGCTGCCAAACGCCGTGAAAAGCAGTCAGGTGGCTCGGTGGTCATCCATCCCACGTGGATCAAGTATGTCATCCAAGGCGATATCCATGCCTGGGCCAATCAGGCGCTAAGTCAACTTGAAAAACCGCTGGGATGGCAACGAACCAACGGTCGCACGGTGCTCCAGAGGATTGAACGACTAGCCACAGGGCTGCTCAGTTTGCAAGAAATCGAGTACACCGGAAGCGTTCATCCAGGCGATTTGGACGAACGACGGAAACGATTGATCGCAACCCTGTTACAGCGAACCGAAGCGGAGGCCGGAGTTACCCCCAGCGCAGAACCGATCCCGGTCCTCCATCGTGTCCGCAATTTACGGACAAAACTTTTGCCACGGTTATTGGCGACGGAATCAGAAACCGAAAAAGAGAAAATCCGGCACTCCCTTCGCGAAGTCGACATGGCCCAGCAACTGGAATCGTATGTGACGGGCTATTTGGTGCCGGAAGAATGCACCGACACCCGCATCCTGGAAACGATCCAGCGCATGCAAGAAGATTTCTTAGGCGATGTCGACACCTCGCTACCACTAAAAGCGATCATCGAATTCGATGATGCCATCCCCGTCCCGCCAAGCCGAGCCCCACGTGGGCAGGTCGATCCGATCCTCATCGAGCTTGAACAGCGACTAAGAGTTTTGAAGGACCGATTGCAGCATGAAGCGCGGCCGTTTGTCGACCGATAA
- a CDS encoding flagellar biosynthesis anti-sigma factor FlgM, producing the protein MQIFGPIRVSTSQATQANNRITPPQPGQGSATRSAGPVDQLDISSAAKAAFGSAPTDAVAGGGEIRLDRVAEIRRAIADGSYDTPEKMDMAMSRMLDRFA; encoded by the coding sequence ATGCAAATTTTCGGCCCAATTCGAGTTTCAACCAGCCAAGCGACTCAGGCCAACAATCGCATTACCCCCCCTCAACCGGGGCAAGGTAGCGCTACGCGGTCTGCTGGACCGGTAGATCAGCTGGATATTTCCTCCGCCGCCAAAGCCGCCTTTGGTTCGGCTCCTACGGATGCGGTAGCCGGAGGAGGCGAAATTCGCCTTGACCGAGTCGCTGAAATCCGCCGGGCAATCGCCGACGGGAGCTACGACACTCCAGAAAAAATGGACATGGCTATGAGCCGGATGCTGGATCGTTTCGCTTGA